One Drosophila kikkawai strain 14028-0561.14 chromosome 3L, DkikHiC1v2, whole genome shotgun sequence genomic window carries:
- the LOC138928503 gene encoding uncharacterized protein, with product MEDEPMSPTPPPRSPTSEVGSAVPQSLSNDQLRALLEAQNKNFMDLLKSMQTNKMATQPNNKVTLPKFCPDNANADAAAWCKTVDIIMAENMLEGSALVMALSNSLEGGASQWLSHICYTGIKWPEFRELFLQQYEGVETPAASLLNMFSSGPKLNECVSVYASRQVTSLQSKWKNMSNEEIAVSVVLAHTAQIDKRLQHLLFTTNIKTRTELEQQLRAYSFGKRSDGNTPDHTGGPERKKQRSSWQGKCHYCGKSGHKVADCRIKNSGSGSDSKSNLTRSSTIPKRDMSVVTCFKCGQPGHIASKCTVTSSSTKGNTYEKRVDACTVVDPKGTLYQHEDQDCQHRVEHC from the exons ATGGAAGATGAACCGATGTCTCCAACACCACCTCCTAGgtctccgacatcagaagtgggatcggCCGTGCCACAAAGCCTGTCGAACGACCAATTGCGTGCCTTATTGgaagcgcaaaacaaaaatttcatgGACTTACTCAAATCCATGCAAACCAACAAAATGGCGACGCAACCCAACAACAAAGTGACGCTACCAAAGTTTTGCCCTGACAACGCGAATGCAGACGCGGCTGCTTGGTGCAAAACCGTTGATATCATCATGGCGGAGAACATGCTTGAGGGAAGCGCTCTCGTTATGGCGCTGAGCAACTCGTTGGAAGGAGGAGCATCCCAATGGCTGTCTCATATCTGCTACACTGGAATAAAGTGGCCAGAGTTCCGTGAATTGTTTCTTCAGCAATATGAAGGTGTAGAGACCCCAGCCGCGTCCTTATTGAACATGTTTAGCAGTGGACCAAAGCTAAACGAATGTGTCTCTGTGTATGCCAGTAGACAAGTAACATCGCTGCAATCGAAATGGAAGAACATGAGCAACGAAGAAATTGCGGTATCTGTCGTGCTGGCACACACCGCGCAAATAGACAAACGACTGCAGCATTTATTATTCACCACGAATATTAAAACTCGCACTGAACTGGAGCAACAATTGCGCGCCTATTCTTTTGGAAAGCGCAGTGATGGCAACACACCAGACCACACTGGTGGCCCAGAGCGGAAGAAGCAGCGATCGTCGTGGCAAGGGAAGTGCCACTATTGTGGCAAATCTGGCCATAAGGTGGCGGACTGCCGCATCAAAAATTCTGGAAGCGGAAGTGACTCAAAAAGTAACCTGACTCGCAGCAGCACCATACCGAAGAGGGACATGTCGGTTGTAACCTGCTTCAAGTGTGGCCAGCCGGGCCATATTGCAAGCAAATGTACAGTCACATCATCGTCAACCAAGGGCAACACATACGAGAAGCGAGTGGATGCGTGCACCGTAGTCGATCCGAAGGGGACCCTATACCAGCACG AGGATCAGGACTGTCAACACCGTGTCGAGCATTGCTGA